A genomic stretch from Colwellia sp. Arc7-635 includes:
- a CDS encoding DUF1338 domain-containing protein yields MTPVKNLFNNIWQNYLEVTPSADKVHQLLGTGNDLINDHVAYRTFNIAKVNIEKISAHLINLGYKECGEYHFEAKKLYAKHFEHTDTNLPKVFISELLVEKFSPRVQAIIEKMVAGIDEADINLESFLYSGTHWQVSHQEYLDLLAESEYAAWVAAWGYRANHFTVSINHLANYDSIEEVNEAVKAGGFKLNTTGGEIKGDEGVKLEQSSTMADHVLVEFSDKTVAIPSCFYEFAKRYPMENGELYTGFVAASADKIFESTNAAA; encoded by the coding sequence ATGACTCCGGTTAAAAATTTATTTAACAACATTTGGCAAAACTATTTAGAAGTGACACCTTCAGCTGACAAAGTACACCAGCTTTTAGGGACAGGTAATGACTTGATCAACGATCACGTGGCTTACCGCACTTTTAATATTGCGAAAGTAAATATTGAAAAAATATCAGCACATTTAATTAACTTAGGTTATAAAGAATGTGGCGAATATCACTTTGAAGCTAAAAAACTCTACGCGAAACACTTTGAACATACCGATACTAACTTACCAAAAGTTTTTATCAGTGAACTGTTAGTAGAAAAGTTTTCGCCGCGTGTACAAGCCATTATCGAAAAAATGGTCGCAGGTATCGACGAAGCTGATATTAACCTTGAAAGCTTTTTATATTCAGGTACTCACTGGCAAGTCAGCCATCAAGAATACTTAGATTTACTGGCTGAAAGTGAATATGCCGCTTGGGTTGCTGCATGGGGTTACCGTGCTAACCATTTCACCGTTAGCATTAACCACTTAGCAAACTACGATTCAATTGAAGAAGTTAATGAAGCGGTTAAAGCTGGTGGCTTTAAGTTAAATACCACTGGTGGCGAAATCAAAGGTGACGAAGGCGTTAAACTAGAACAGTCTTCAACCATGGCTGATCACGTTTTAGTTGAATTTTCTGATAAAACAGTCGCTATTCCAAGCTGTTTCTATGAATTTGCCAAACGTTACCCAATGGAAAATGGCGAGCTTTATACAGGTTTTGTTGCGGCATCAGCTGATAAAATTTTCGAAAGTACTAACGCTGCAGCGTAA
- a CDS encoding DUF3802 family protein: MVTNTDGYIHIIEYLTAHLSLFENSSNTDGGKSSVLEIIEEEMSEQIINLCNQNEALTFNQRNTIVREIDAIVYDLQEILSGVVNNTVTEEQIIFIKEFAILIKNLFDSEIHSQFLL, encoded by the coding sequence ATGGTTACCAATACTGATGGTTATATTCATATTATTGAATATCTGACCGCTCATTTAAGTTTGTTTGAAAATAGCTCCAATACCGATGGTGGCAAAAGCTCGGTTTTAGAGATCATAGAAGAAGAAATGAGTGAACAAATTATTAATTTATGTAATCAAAATGAAGCATTAACGTTTAATCAACGTAATACTATTGTGCGCGAAATTGACGCTATTGTTTATGACTTACAAGAAATATTGTCTGGTGTGGTTAACAACACAGTAACTGAAGAACAAATTATCTTTATAAAAGAATTTGCCATTTTAATTAAAAATTTATTTGATAGTGAGATTCATAGCCAATTTTTACTATAA
- a CDS encoding single-stranded DNA-binding protein, with protein MLPEFPQNHLCSVTLLGNLVNKPDIRYQANPIIAFAELTIATHSRWFDKTSNKFKEWTSYHTVKVIGEIVERALIHADKGDIILVQGYLINSKKNNREIIHASYAQTFPKGYAQSINQIHYSGNIISDIKLMTTENDKELTEIIVESKQHVFSSITLKSHVVTIQRPVHVWGKQALYLAEHGKINDQIIVDGKLSYLNNKNKNQFIDAHQAVLLAK; from the coding sequence ATGTTACCTGAATTCCCACAAAATCATTTATGCAGCGTTACCCTATTAGGTAATTTGGTTAATAAACCTGACATTCGCTACCAAGCGAATCCAATCATCGCATTTGCCGAATTAACCATAGCAACTCATAGCCGTTGGTTTGATAAAACAAGTAATAAATTTAAAGAATGGACCAGTTATCACACCGTAAAAGTTATCGGTGAAATTGTAGAACGTGCACTTATTCATGCTGATAAAGGCGATATTATTTTAGTGCAAGGTTACCTAATTAATAGTAAGAAAAATAATCGCGAAATTATTCACGCTAGCTACGCACAAACTTTTCCTAAAGGTTATGCACAGTCAATTAACCAGATTCATTACAGTGGCAATATCATCTCTGATATTAAACTTATGACGACTGAAAATGATAAAGAATTAACAGAAATAATTGTAGAATCTAAGCAACATGTGTTTTCCTCCATTACACTGAAAAGCCATGTTGTGACAATACAACGCCCGGTACATGTTTGGGGCAAACAAGCACTTTATCTCGCGGAACATGGCAAAATTAATGACCAGATAATAGTTGATGGTAAGTTAAGCTATCTTAATAATAAAAATAAAAATCAATTCATAGATGCACATCAAGCTGTTTTACTAGCAAAATAG